A DNA window from Helianthus annuus cultivar XRQ/B chromosome 15, HanXRQr2.0-SUNRISE, whole genome shotgun sequence contains the following coding sequences:
- the LOC118487414 gene encoding glutathione S-transferase T3-like, which yields MQNKEVYRENDSLSSKWSDINTRVTLFNGCFHKAKNSPRSGEIEADFIQNAMVSYRDNKKAEFKYMHCWNICTYASKWATAPTTNESTSSKRARTPSSQAQFDARDQELDLSLDDFDNSLSRPPGRDTSKKRFQRGRSGSTSGSATSSASDKGLYTDQL from the coding sequence ATGCAAAACAAGGAGGTGTATCGTGAAAATGATAGCCTCTCGTCTAAGTGGAGTGACATAAATACACGGGTCACCTTGTTCAATGGTTGTTTCCATAAGGCGAAGAACTCGCCAAGGAGCGGTGAAATTGAAGCcgactttatccaaaatgctatGGTCTCGTATAGAGATAACAAGAAGGCCGAGTTCAAGTACATGCATTGTTGGAATATATGTACATACGCTTCTAAATGGGCGACGGCCCCTACTACTAACGAATCAACCTCATCCAAAAGGGCAAGAACACCCTCGTCCCAAGCTCAATTCGATGCTCGTGATCAAGAGCTTGATCTAAGTTTGGATGATTTTGACAATTCTCTTTCCCGCCCACCCGGTAGAGACACTTCAAAAAAGCGGTTTCAAAGAGGTAGATCGGGCTCGACATCGGGTTCGGCCACTAGTTCGGCTTCGGATAAAGGGTTGTACACCGACCAGTTGTAA